The following are encoded together in the Mesoterricola sediminis genome:
- a CDS encoding CoB--CoM heterodisulfide reductase iron-sulfur subunit A family protein: MSRIGVFTCHCGENIGATVDCAKVAECTRSVPGVVHSVDYKYMCSDPGQTMIKEAIKEHGLTGVVVAACSPRMHEPTFRAAVAQAGLNPYLCEMANLREHCSWVHEKGEVTTEKAADLVRVMVEKVKHNQPLHPIKVPVTKRALVLGGGIAGIQAALDIADAGHQVVLVEKSPSIGGHMSQLSETFPTLDCSQCILTPRMVEAARHPNITLMTYSELEKLEGFIGNFKATIRRKARKIDEKLCTGCGLCIQKCPQKKIKDEFNEGLGNRTAIYVPFPQAVPNKPVIDTANCTFFKAGKCKVCEKMCPTGAIRYEQEDELVTLEVGALVLATGFKVMRTDKFPEYGYGQDPDILDGLQFERLASASGPTLGAMKRPSDGKEPETVVFLACSGSRDRSKGVPYCSKICCMYTAKHAMLYRHKVHHGKAVVFYMDIRSGGKDYDEFVRRAIEEDDVQYVRGRVSRIYRDGDKLVVKGADTLQGGAPVEVRADMVVLATAVQSQDGSEELAQKLHVSYDPYHFFAESHPKLKPVETNTAGIYLAGACQAPRDIPETVAQASGAAAKVAALFARDELTREPVVAVVNRLPAPQFSYCVGCFLCQSACPYQAIEQEEIKGRDGSVLKVVAKVNAGLCQGCGTCVATCRTKAIDIQGFSNEQIFAELMTL, translated from the coding sequence ATGTCCCGTATCGGCGTCTTCACCTGCCACTGCGGCGAGAACATCGGCGCCACCGTCGATTGCGCCAAGGTGGCCGAATGCACCCGCTCCGTCCCCGGGGTCGTCCATTCCGTGGACTACAAGTACATGTGCTCCGACCCGGGCCAGACCATGATCAAGGAGGCCATCAAGGAGCACGGCCTCACCGGCGTGGTCGTCGCGGCCTGCTCCCCCCGCATGCACGAGCCCACCTTCCGGGCCGCCGTGGCCCAGGCCGGCCTGAACCCCTACCTCTGCGAGATGGCCAACCTCCGCGAGCACTGCAGCTGGGTGCACGAGAAGGGCGAGGTCACCACGGAGAAGGCCGCCGACCTCGTGCGGGTCATGGTCGAGAAGGTCAAGCACAACCAGCCCCTCCACCCCATCAAGGTCCCCGTCACCAAGCGGGCCCTGGTCCTGGGCGGCGGCATCGCCGGCATCCAGGCCGCGCTCGACATCGCCGACGCGGGCCACCAGGTGGTGCTGGTCGAGAAGTCCCCCTCCATCGGCGGCCACATGAGCCAGCTCTCGGAGACCTTCCCGACCCTGGACTGCTCCCAGTGCATCCTCACCCCCCGCATGGTGGAGGCCGCGCGCCACCCCAACATCACCCTGATGACCTATTCCGAGCTGGAGAAGCTCGAGGGTTTCATCGGCAATTTCAAGGCGACCATCCGCCGCAAGGCCCGGAAGATCGACGAGAAGCTCTGCACGGGCTGCGGGCTCTGCATCCAGAAGTGCCCCCAGAAGAAGATCAAGGACGAGTTCAACGAGGGCCTCGGCAACCGCACCGCCATCTACGTGCCCTTCCCCCAGGCCGTGCCCAACAAGCCCGTCATCGACACCGCCAACTGCACCTTTTTCAAGGCCGGCAAGTGCAAGGTCTGCGAGAAGATGTGCCCCACGGGCGCCATCCGCTACGAGCAGGAGGACGAGCTCGTCACCCTGGAGGTGGGCGCCCTCGTGCTGGCCACGGGCTTCAAGGTGATGCGCACCGACAAGTTCCCCGAGTACGGCTACGGCCAGGACCCCGACATCCTGGACGGCCTGCAGTTCGAGCGGCTCGCCTCCGCCTCCGGCCCGACCCTGGGCGCCATGAAGCGCCCCAGCGACGGCAAGGAGCCCGAGACGGTGGTCTTCCTGGCCTGCTCCGGCAGCCGCGACCGGTCCAAGGGCGTGCCCTACTGCTCGAAGATCTGCTGCATGTATACGGCCAAGCACGCCATGCTCTACCGGCACAAGGTGCACCACGGCAAGGCCGTCGTCTTCTACATGGACATCCGCTCCGGCGGCAAGGACTACGACGAGTTCGTGCGCCGCGCCATCGAGGAGGACGACGTCCAGTACGTGCGCGGCCGCGTCTCCCGCATCTACCGGGACGGCGACAAGCTCGTCGTCAAGGGCGCCGACACCCTCCAGGGCGGCGCGCCCGTGGAGGTCCGGGCCGACATGGTCGTGCTCGCCACCGCGGTCCAGAGCCAGGACGGCAGCGAGGAGCTCGCCCAGAAGCTCCACGTCAGCTACGACCCCTACCACTTCTTCGCGGAGAGCCACCCCAAGCTCAAGCCGGTGGAGACCAACACGGCCGGCATCTACCTGGCCGGCGCCTGCCAGGCCCCCCGGGACATCCCCGAGACCGTGGCCCAGGCCAGCGGCGCCGCCGCCAAGGTTGCCGCCCTCTTCGCCCGGGACGAGCTGACCCGGGAGCCCGTGGTGGCCGTCGTGAACCGCCTCCCGGCCCCGCAGTTCTCGTACTGCGTCGGCTGTTTCCTTTGCCAGAGCGCCTGCCCTTACCAGGCCATCGAGCAGGAGGAGATCAAGGGCCGGGACGGGTCCGTGCTGAAGGTCGTCGCCAAGGTGAACGCGGGCCTCTGCCAGGGCTGCGGCACCTGCGTCGCCACCTGCCGCACCAAGGCCATCGACATCCAGGGCTTCAGCAACGAGCAGATCTTCGCCGAACTCATGACCCTCTAG
- a CDS encoding tRNA1(Val) (adenine(37)-N6)-methyltransferase, with translation MPPGGLEPEEGETLDYICGHYRIFQYRRGHRFSTDDILAAWYGTSWCPRADRIADLGSGIGSVAVSMAWRCPGARIHTVEAQDISARLARKTMAYNGLEDRVTIHEGDLRDPSVLAGEAPFDLVTGTPPYWPLGTKVEAAHPQAIPARLEVRGEIGDYAKAAARILAPGGIFATVFPLDQIPRAERAYREAGLLLMRRQDVIFKDGDPYGLGLFAGCRKEDLPEGFDAAAGFPVRAPDITIRRRDGSVDPTIAMVRLCMGFPPGLAVPA, from the coding sequence TTGCCGCCCGGGGGCCTCGAGCCGGAGGAGGGGGAGACCCTCGACTACATCTGCGGCCACTACCGCATCTTCCAGTACCGCCGGGGCCACCGCTTCTCCACCGACGACATCCTCGCCGCGTGGTACGGCACCTCGTGGTGCCCCCGCGCCGACCGCATCGCCGACCTGGGCTCGGGCATCGGGAGCGTGGCCGTCTCCATGGCCTGGCGCTGTCCCGGGGCCCGCATCCACACGGTCGAGGCCCAGGACATCTCGGCGCGCCTGGCCCGCAAGACCATGGCCTACAACGGCCTCGAGGACCGGGTCACCATCCACGAGGGGGACCTGCGCGACCCCTCCGTCCTCGCGGGCGAGGCCCCCTTCGACCTGGTGACCGGGACGCCGCCGTACTGGCCGCTGGGCACCAAGGTGGAGGCCGCCCATCCCCAGGCCATCCCCGCGCGCCTGGAGGTGCGGGGGGAGATTGGGGACTACGCCAAGGCCGCGGCCCGGATCCTGGCGCCGGGCGGGATATTCGCCACGGTCTTCCCGCTGGACCAGATCCCCCGCGCGGAGCGGGCCTACCGCGAGGCCGGCCTGCTGCTGATGCGGCGCCAGGACGTGATCTTCAAGGACGGGGACCCTTACGGGCTGGGCCTCTTCGCCGGCTGCCGGAAGGAGGACCTCCCCGAGGGCTTCGACGCCGCCGCGGGCTTCCCGGTGCGCGCCCCGGACATCACCATCCGCCGGCGGGACGGCAGCGTCGACCCGACCATCGCCATGGTGAGGCTCTGCATGGGCTTTCCGCCGGGACTCGCCGTTCCGGCATGA
- a CDS encoding 4Fe-4S dicluster domain-containing protein: MDLITKSRELLETGAVKAVIGFEAGRRGTVRPAFVREAAKASTLVFDERCTQNLAAYLTRREVKRMGRVAVAAAPDTLRALLQLMAERQVKEEEVLPLAVAADGTVTELPCAADVEAHLALQAKELKAADRELLAKLDAMSREERWAYWQKELSRCVKCYACRNACPMCYCAHCTMDCNRPQWVPVASHALGNLEYHMVRAMHLAGRCVECGDCGRACPVGIPVHLLAFHCQESVHAQFGQRAGTSAKLDYALSTFRPDDKETFIR, encoded by the coding sequence ATGGACCTGATCACCAAATCCCGCGAACTCCTGGAGACCGGCGCCGTGAAGGCCGTCATCGGCTTCGAGGCCGGGCGGCGCGGCACCGTCCGTCCCGCCTTCGTGCGGGAGGCCGCAAAGGCCTCCACCCTCGTCTTCGACGAGCGCTGCACCCAGAATCTCGCCGCCTACCTGACCCGTCGCGAAGTGAAGCGCATGGGCCGGGTGGCCGTGGCCGCCGCCCCCGACACGCTGCGGGCCCTCCTCCAGCTCATGGCGGAGCGCCAGGTCAAGGAGGAGGAGGTCCTGCCCCTGGCCGTGGCCGCCGACGGCACCGTCACGGAGCTCCCCTGCGCCGCCGACGTCGAGGCCCACCTGGCCCTCCAGGCCAAGGAGCTCAAGGCCGCCGACCGCGAGCTGCTCGCGAAGCTCGACGCCATGTCCCGGGAGGAGCGCTGGGCCTACTGGCAGAAGGAGCTCTCCCGCTGCGTGAAGTGCTACGCATGCCGCAACGCCTGCCCGATGTGCTACTGCGCCCACTGCACCATGGACTGCAACCGTCCCCAGTGGGTGCCGGTGGCCAGCCACGCCCTGGGCAACCTGGAATACCACATGGTGCGGGCGATGCATCTCGCCGGGCGCTGCGTGGAATGCGGGGACTGCGGCCGGGCCTGCCCCGTGGGCATCCCCGTGCACCTCCTGGCCTTCCACTGCCAGGAGAGCGTCCATGCCCAGTTCGGGCAGCGGGCGGGGACCAGCGCGAAGCTGGACTACGCCCTCTCCACCTTCCGTCCCGACGACAAAGAGACCTTCATCCGGTAG
- a CDS encoding 4Fe-4S dicluster domain-containing protein, with protein MGSPSHEPDTLKARLRRDLGVNLNHCYQCGKCSAGCPVAEDMDLTSSRAMRLLQMGDPELDRQVMASEGIWLCLTCETCSTRCPQEVEVAQVMDHVRHEALQAGLAHPRSRDIVAFHVAFMDSVRTTGRLYEIGLVADYKARSRHLFKDVTLAPKMYVRGKLPLLPHLIKGRNALKGIFARTLGKGR; from the coding sequence ATGGGCAGCCCTTCACACGAACCCGACACCCTCAAGGCCCGTCTGCGCAGGGACCTCGGGGTCAACTTGAACCACTGCTACCAGTGCGGGAAGTGCTCCGCCGGTTGCCCCGTGGCCGAGGACATGGACCTGACCTCCAGCCGGGCCATGCGCCTCCTCCAGATGGGCGACCCCGAGCTCGACCGGCAGGTGATGGCCAGTGAAGGGATCTGGCTCTGCCTCACCTGCGAGACCTGTTCCACCCGCTGCCCCCAGGAGGTGGAGGTCGCCCAGGTCATGGACCACGTGCGGCACGAGGCCCTCCAGGCGGGCCTGGCCCACCCCCGGAGTCGGGACATCGTGGCCTTCCACGTGGCTTTCATGGATTCCGTGCGCACCACCGGCCGCCTTTACGAGATCGGCCTGGTGGCCGACTACAAGGCCCGGAGCCGCCACCTGTTCAAGGACGTGACCCTGGCCCCCAAGATGTATGTCCGCGGGAAGCTGCCCCTCCTGCCCCACCTGATCAAGGGCCGCAACGCCCTGAAGGGCATCTTTGCCCGGACCCTCGGAAAGGGGAGGTGA
- a CDS encoding hydrogenase iron-sulfur subunit, translating to MSFEPKITAFVCNWCTYAGADLTGTSRIKYQPNVRVLRLPCTGRIDFMLLAKAFARGADGIIVSGCHPNDCHYTSGNYHARRRWMVYRGLMDFMGIDTRRVTFSWVSAAEGARWAELVNEVTTTVRELGPYQDYKELALAGVE from the coding sequence ATGTCCTTCGAACCCAAGATCACCGCCTTCGTCTGCAACTGGTGCACCTACGCCGGGGCGGACCTCACGGGCACCAGCCGCATCAAGTACCAGCCCAATGTCCGGGTCCTGCGGCTGCCCTGCACGGGCCGCATCGACTTCATGCTCCTGGCCAAGGCCTTCGCCCGGGGCGCCGACGGCATCATCGTCTCCGGCTGCCACCCCAACGACTGCCACTACACCTCCGGCAACTACCACGCCCGGCGGCGCTGGATGGTCTACCGGGGCCTCATGGACTTCATGGGCATCGACACGCGCCGGGTGACCTTCTCCTGGGTCTCCGCCGCCGAGGGCGCCCGCTGGGCGGAACTGGTGAACGAGGTCACCACCACGGTGCGGGAGCTGGGCCCCTACCAGGACTACAAGGAACTCGCCCTGGCGGGCGTGGAGTGA
- a CDS encoding motility protein A — MDRGTLIGLLLGLALLVTAISIGPNPRIFLHPESLVVVLGGVIASTMIRFPLSNVRSAFAVASRAFLTHTRTSREIVNELVGLSQRARREGVLGLEKHLPSDAFMAQGIRMVVDRVSRDHIHDVLAQEIQTTFERHTLGQEIFRFIASAAPSFGMVGTLIGMVHLFVSLKDPSGIGHGMALSLLSTLYGAVIAYLIALPISGKLELRSREELQTRRLMLEGILGIRDEMNPGQLEEALNAFLAPEFRTRRAGGSNG, encoded by the coding sequence ATGGACCGGGGAACGCTGATCGGCTTGCTGCTGGGCCTGGCCCTCCTGGTCACGGCCATCTCCATCGGGCCCAACCCGAGGATCTTCCTGCATCCGGAAAGCCTCGTCGTGGTGCTGGGGGGCGTCATCGCCTCCACCATGATCCGCTTCCCCCTCTCGAACGTGCGGTCCGCCTTCGCCGTGGCCTCCCGGGCCTTCCTCACCCACACCCGCACCAGCCGGGAGATCGTCAACGAGCTGGTGGGCCTCTCCCAGCGGGCCCGGCGCGAGGGCGTCCTGGGGCTGGAGAAGCACCTGCCCTCCGACGCCTTCATGGCCCAGGGCATCCGGATGGTGGTGGACCGGGTCTCCCGCGACCACATCCACGACGTGCTCGCCCAGGAGATCCAGACGACCTTCGAGCGGCACACGCTCGGGCAGGAGATCTTCCGGTTCATCGCCTCGGCGGCCCCCAGCTTCGGCATGGTGGGCACCCTCATCGGCATGGTGCACCTCTTCGTGAGCCTGAAGGACCCCAGCGGCATCGGCCACGGCATGGCCCTCTCCCTCCTGTCCACCCTCTACGGCGCGGTCATCGCCTACCTCATCGCCCTGCCCATCTCCGGCAAGCTCGAGCTCCGCTCCCGCGAGGAGCTCCAGACCCGCCGGCTCATGCTCGAGGGCATCCTGGGCATCCGGGACGAGATGAACCCCGGCCAGCTGGAGGAGGCCCTCAACGCCTTCCTGGCCCCCGAGTTCAGGACGCGCAGGGCGGGCGGATCCAATGGCTAA
- the asd gene encoding archaetidylserine decarboxylase (Phosphatidylserine decarboxylase is synthesized as a single chain precursor. Generation of the pyruvoyl active site from a Ser is coupled to cleavage of a Gly-Ser bond between the larger (beta) and smaller (alpha chains). It is an integral membrane protein.), giving the protein MRRFSRPWLRRRWKRLAGLGVTLGVITWLCMSSWPLSLSLLRLYPKRAGSAAAGWAAGRSLPGPLRRAVLTRFVRAYGVDMAEAELPLEAYPSLQALFTRRLKPGLRPQELLVPGAVNSPVDGRIIACGRIEAGHAIQAKGLPYALQDLLKHDPMAMRFEGGHYLTLYLSPRDYHRIHVPFQGKVTSVGRVEGELWPVNDASTAHVPRLYARNRRATWVATGTGPDEGLEVAAVAVGATHVGGVLLDPRWLGGRELPRDGAFGVDDLPCRAGDDLGTFQFGSTVVLLIGGPGAGRWRPLLTEGPVQVGQRLGSYP; this is encoded by the coding sequence ATGCGACGCTTTTCCCGACCCTGGCTGCGCCGGCGCTGGAAGCGCCTGGCGGGGCTGGGGGTGACCCTGGGCGTGATAACTTGGTTGTGCATGAGTTCCTGGCCCCTCTCCCTCTCCCTGCTGCGCCTGTACCCTAAGCGGGCAGGCAGTGCTGCGGCCGGTTGGGCCGCGGGCCGGTCTCTTCCGGGCCCCCTCCGCCGCGCGGTGCTCACCCGTTTCGTGCGGGCCTACGGGGTCGACATGGCCGAGGCCGAACTGCCCCTCGAGGCCTACCCCAGCCTCCAGGCCCTCTTCACCCGGCGCCTCAAGCCCGGGTTGCGCCCCCAGGAGCTCCTGGTGCCGGGGGCGGTGAACAGCCCCGTGGACGGCAGGATCATCGCCTGCGGCCGCATCGAGGCCGGGCACGCCATCCAGGCCAAGGGCCTCCCCTACGCCCTGCAGGACCTGCTGAAGCACGACCCCATGGCCATGCGGTTCGAGGGGGGGCACTACCTCACCCTCTACCTCTCGCCCCGGGACTACCACCGCATCCATGTCCCCTTCCAGGGGAAGGTCACCTCCGTGGGCCGGGTCGAGGGCGAGCTCTGGCCCGTCAACGACGCGAGCACGGCCCATGTGCCGCGCCTCTACGCCCGCAACCGCCGCGCGACCTGGGTCGCCACCGGGACCGGCCCCGACGAGGGGCTGGAGGTGGCCGCCGTCGCCGTCGGGGCCACCCACGTGGGGGGCGTCCTCCTCGATCCCCGGTGGCTGGGCGGGCGCGAGCTGCCCCGGGACGGCGCCTTCGGGGTGGACGACCTGCCCTGCCGCGCCGGGGACGACCTCGGCACCTTCCAGTTCGGCAGCACCGTCGTGCTCCTGATCGGCGGTCCCGGCGCCGGGCGCTGGCGGCCCCTCCTCACGGAAGGCCCCGTCCAGGTCGGCCAGCGGCTGGGGTCGTACCCGTGA
- the scpB gene encoding SMC-Scp complex subunit ScpB — MTGPDDAIFQDAEPLWEAGGDLAGALEAILAASGEVMDMARLREVTGLGEGTLRLGLEKLGERLQPPCGMRLLEVGGGWRLAAAPEYQAMVSRLVTITRSGKLTPAQVETLAIIAYRQPVTIPEINELRGVTSCANQVKSLLERELILPAGRKSVVGRPMMYATTRKFLVHFGLNSLNDLPRLADFGEGNLEAQALARLEPALPEGGLFEGLDEDMGPEDLQEGPDDGSDV; from the coding sequence GTGACCGGCCCGGACGACGCCATCTTCCAGGACGCGGAACCCCTCTGGGAGGCCGGCGGGGATCTGGCCGGGGCCCTGGAGGCGATCCTGGCGGCCTCGGGCGAGGTGATGGACATGGCCCGCCTCCGGGAGGTCACCGGCCTGGGCGAGGGCACCCTCCGGCTGGGCCTGGAGAAGCTGGGCGAACGCCTCCAGCCGCCCTGCGGCATGCGCCTGCTCGAGGTGGGCGGAGGCTGGCGGCTCGCGGCGGCGCCCGAGTACCAGGCCATGGTCTCGCGCCTCGTCACCATCACCCGGAGCGGCAAGCTGACGCCGGCCCAGGTGGAGACGCTGGCCATCATCGCCTACCGGCAGCCGGTGACGATCCCCGAGATCAACGAGCTGCGCGGCGTCACGAGCTGCGCCAACCAGGTCAAGAGCCTCCTGGAGCGGGAGCTCATCCTCCCCGCCGGCCGGAAGTCGGTGGTGGGGCGGCCCATGATGTACGCCACCACCCGGAAGTTCCTCGTCCATTTCGGTCTCAACAGCCTCAACGACCTGCCTCGCCTGGCGGACTTCGGGGAGGGGAACCTGGAGGCGCAGGCGCTGGCGCGCCTGGAGCCCGCGCTGCCCGAGGGCGGCCTCTTCGAGGGGCTGGACGAGGACATGGGCCCGGAGGACTTGCAGGAGGGGCCGGATGACGGCAGCGACGTTTAA
- a CDS encoding CoB--CoM heterodisulfide reductase iron-sulfur subunit B family protein has product MRMGYYPGCSLLGSSREFDESVRAVAAALDLDLVQVPDWNCCGASSAHVLDAKLAAALPARILAQAAEAGLDEVLAPCAACYNRLVSAQQALAKNPAFAEEIAGITGAPAATRVRVLNVLEVLDRLRDTIQARVKTPFGRKVACYYGCLLVRPPRVVAFDRPEDPRSMDLLAEAAGAVPLPWSHKTECCGASFSVTRTDIVAKLSGRVLDAAVKAGAEAVLVACPMCQSNLDMRRPEINAHLGRELDIPVLYITQALGLALDLDPEKLGLHRHMVPAMPARA; this is encoded by the coding sequence ATGCGCATGGGCTACTACCCCGGTTGCTCCCTGCTCGGCTCCAGCCGGGAATTCGACGAATCCGTGCGGGCCGTGGCCGCCGCCCTGGACCTGGACCTGGTCCAGGTGCCGGACTGGAACTGCTGCGGCGCGTCCAGCGCCCACGTGCTGGACGCCAAGCTGGCCGCCGCCCTTCCCGCCCGGATCCTGGCCCAGGCCGCCGAGGCGGGCCTGGACGAAGTCCTGGCCCCCTGCGCCGCCTGCTACAACCGCCTCGTCTCCGCCCAGCAGGCCCTCGCCAAGAACCCCGCCTTCGCGGAGGAGATCGCCGGCATCACCGGCGCCCCGGCCGCCACTCGGGTCCGGGTCCTGAACGTGCTGGAGGTCCTCGACCGCCTGCGCGATACCATCCAGGCCCGGGTGAAGACCCCCTTCGGACGCAAGGTGGCCTGCTACTACGGCTGTCTCCTGGTCCGTCCTCCCCGCGTCGTCGCCTTCGATCGCCCCGAGGACCCCCGCTCCATGGACCTGCTGGCCGAGGCCGCCGGGGCCGTCCCCCTGCCCTGGTCCCACAAGACCGAGTGCTGCGGCGCCTCCTTCTCCGTCACCCGCACCGACATCGTCGCCAAGCTCTCCGGGCGCGTCCTGGACGCGGCCGTGAAGGCCGGGGCCGAGGCCGTCCTCGTGGCCTGCCCCATGTGCCAGTCCAACCTGGACATGCGCCGGCCCGAGATCAACGCCCACCTGGGCCGGGAACTCGACATCCCCGTCCTCTACATCACCCAGGCCCTGGGCCTGGCCCTTGACCTGGATCCGGAGAAGCTGGGCCTGCACCGCCACATGGTCCCCGCCATGCCGGCCAGAGCCTGA